Proteins encoded within one genomic window of Sulfurovum sp. XGS-02:
- the ruvB gene encoding Holliday junction branch migration DNA helicase RuvB: MERMVEIERFDEEVSYEATLRPSSWDEYIGQEKIKKNLKVFIEASKKREEALDHILFFGPPGLGKTTIANIISTEMGANIKTTAAPMIEKAGDLAALLTNIEEGDILFIDEIHRMSPAIEEILYPAMEDFRLDIIIGSGPAAQTVKIDLPRFTLIGATTRAGMLSNPLRERFGMHFRMQFYTPDELAQIVAQAAQKLEKPAQKHAATEIARRSRGTPRIALRLLKRVRDFSEVANEEEVTLQRARYALDELGVNNLGFDEQDIQLLELLVSAKNKPMGLSTIGAALSEDEGTIEDVLEPYLIANGYIERTARGRIATQKSYEHFKLGGVKDGLFDNE; encoded by the coding sequence ATGGAACGTATGGTTGAAATAGAACGTTTTGACGAAGAGGTTTCGTATGAAGCAACACTTCGTCCTAGTTCATGGGATGAGTATATCGGTCAAGAGAAGATCAAAAAGAATTTAAAGGTTTTTATAGAAGCGAGTAAAAAAAGGGAAGAGGCGTTAGACCACATTCTCTTTTTTGGACCTCCAGGCCTAGGGAAAACGACCATTGCAAATATCATCTCTACAGAGATGGGGGCGAATATCAAGACGACCGCTGCACCGATGATCGAAAAAGCGGGAGATCTGGCGGCACTGCTTACCAATATCGAAGAGGGTGACATCCTCTTCATCGATGAGATCCATCGTATGTCTCCTGCTATAGAAGAGATACTCTATCCGGCGATGGAGGATTTCCGTTTGGACATCATTATAGGTTCCGGACCTGCGGCACAAACGGTAAAGATAGATCTACCCCGTTTTACGCTGATCGGGGCAACGACAAGAGCAGGTATGCTTTCTAACCCTCTTAGAGAGCGTTTTGGTATGCATTTCCGGATGCAGTTCTATACGCCTGATGAGTTAGCCCAGATCGTTGCACAGGCCGCTCAGAAATTGGAAAAACCGGCCCAGAAACATGCGGCGACGGAGATAGCACGCAGAAGCAGGGGCACACCGCGTATCGCACTTCGTCTGCTTAAACGTGTGAGAGACTTCTCTGAAGTGGCGAATGAAGAAGAAGTAACGTTGCAAAGAGCCCGATATGCCTTGGATGAACTGGGCGTCAATAATTTAGGGTTTGATGAACAGGATATACAGCTTTTGGAGCTGCTTGTCTCAGCAAAAAACAAACCGATGGGACTAAGTACCATAGGGGCAGCACTGAGTGAAGATGAAGGTACGATCGAGGATGTCCTGGAACCTTACCTGATAGCCAATGGGTATATAGAAAGAACCGCACGTGGCCGTATCGCTACACAAAAGAGTTATGAACATTTTAAGCTTGGCGGAGTGAAGGACGGACTTTTTGATAACGAATAA
- a CDS encoding BON domain-containing protein — MTKELLAMGMATGLCLNGCSDNRSVYSPVARAGSASDIEEKLLTTQTLRTMDIKVNTHNGKNILWGAVHTQKQKFMAGSVARSVEGSGIVVNRLVVE; from the coding sequence ATGACTAAAGAGTTACTTGCTATGGGAATGGCTACAGGATTATGCTTGAATGGCTGCAGTGATAATAGATCGGTATATAGTCCGGTAGCCAGAGCAGGTTCCGCTTCTGACATAGAAGAGAAACTGTTGACAACGCAGACATTACGTACTATGGATATTAAAGTGAATACACATAACGGTAAAAATATTTTATGGGGTGCTGTTCATACGCAAAAGCAGAAATTTATGGCAGGTTCAGTAGCACGTTCCGTTGAAGGTTCAGGCATAGTAGTCAATCGATTGGTGGTAGAGTAA
- the panB gene encoding 3-methyl-2-oxobutanoate hydroxymethyltransferase, producing MSIHTPRIEKKVTLTTIAKMKGEEPITMVTAYDALFAKIFDGEVEMILVGDSLNMSFLGKEDTLSATMDQMIYHTQAVCNGATLPVIVLDMPFGTYMTPEDAVKNATRAYQETNAQAVKIEGGKERAHIVEALTQNSIAVLGHIGLMPQFIRSEGGYKIRGKEQADIDRLVEDAKAIEAAGAFAIVVEGVKAEAAKAITEAVSVPTIGIGAGNATDGQVLVWSDMFGFFESFKPKFVKQYFDGAKQVREGLESYRNEVKSREFPSDEYTY from the coding sequence ATGAGTATCCATACCCCAAGAATAGAAAAAAAAGTAACTTTAACGACCATTGCAAAGATGAAGGGAGAAGAACCTATTACAATGGTGACAGCCTATGATGCATTGTTCGCAAAAATTTTTGATGGTGAAGTAGAGATGATACTTGTCGGGGATAGTCTTAACATGAGTTTTCTGGGGAAAGAAGACACACTCTCTGCAACCATGGATCAGATGATCTACCATACACAAGCCGTATGCAATGGTGCAACACTGCCTGTGATCGTATTGGATATGCCTTTTGGTACGTACATGACACCTGAAGATGCAGTCAAAAATGCAACAAGAGCGTATCAGGAGACCAATGCACAAGCGGTCAAGATAGAAGGCGGTAAAGAGAGAGCACATATTGTTGAGGCCCTGACACAAAACTCCATTGCAGTCCTTGGGCACATAGGGCTGATGCCACAGTTCATACGCAGCGAGGGTGGCTATAAAATACGGGGGAAAGAACAGGCTGACATCGATAGATTGGTTGAAGATGCCAAAGCGATCGAAGCTGCCGGTGCATTTGCCATCGTAGTGGAAGGGGTGAAAGCAGAAGCGGCAAAAGCGATCACAGAAGCGGTCTCTGTACCGACCATAGGTATAGGGGCAGGGAATGCCACAGATGGGCAGGTCCTTGTCTGGAGTGATATGTTCGGATTCTTTGAATCCTTTAAACCGAAGTTCGTCAAGCAGTATTTTGACGGGGCAAAACAGGTACGTGAAGGGCTTGAATCATACCGCAATGAAGTCAAATCCAGAGAATTTCCTAGTGATGAATATACCTATTAA
- the trpA gene encoding tryptophan synthase subunit alpha, with translation MKNLVAYITTGFPSLEFTVDAALALAEAGVDTLELGMPFSDPVADGPVIEKANLKALENGFKLAHLFEASAKIAPHIDTLWMGYFNPFYHKGLDTFIREANKAGVNGFIIPDLPLEEAKPYKPAIEAAGLTLIDFIAPTDSKARIEQIVTDAKKFIYLVAYAGITGSGQSEDLQPIITDIKSFTDTPVYVGFGVDENTAQEKAKGVDGVIVGSAFVKVLLDEQLSHSQKITKISALAREIKEKINS, from the coding sequence TTGAAAAATTTAGTTGCCTATATTACCACCGGTTTTCCTTCATTGGAATTTACAGTTGATGCTGCTTTGGCTTTAGCCGAAGCAGGTGTAGATACCCTTGAACTGGGCATGCCTTTTTCAGATCCTGTAGCAGATGGACCCGTCATTGAAAAAGCCAACCTCAAAGCCCTGGAGAACGGTTTTAAACTTGCCCATCTCTTTGAAGCATCTGCGAAGATAGCGCCTCATATCGATACCCTATGGATGGGATACTTCAACCCTTTCTACCATAAAGGCTTGGATACGTTCATTCGTGAAGCAAACAAGGCCGGAGTGAACGGTTTCATTATTCCGGACCTTCCTTTGGAAGAAGCGAAACCCTATAAACCGGCCATAGAAGCTGCGGGGTTGACCCTTATAGATTTCATTGCGCCTACAGACTCCAAAGCACGTATTGAACAGATCGTAACTGATGCAAAAAAATTCATCTACCTCGTGGCGTATGCCGGTATTACAGGTTCTGGACAAAGTGAAGATCTGCAGCCGATCATCACCGATATCAAATCCTTTACAGATACACCAGTCTATGTGGGATTCGGGGTAGATGAAAATACTGCCCAAGAGAAAGCCAAAGGGGTAGACGGGGTGATCGTAGGTTCTGCCTTTGTCAAGGTCCTTTTAGATGAACAATTAAGCCATAGCCAAAAGATCACGAAGATCTCTGCTCTTGCCAGAGAGATCAAAGAAAAAATAAACAGCTAA